A stretch of the Vigna radiata var. radiata cultivar VC1973A chromosome 9, Vradiata_ver6, whole genome shotgun sequence genome encodes the following:
- the LOC106773025 gene encoding uncharacterized protein LOC106773025, whose amino-acid sequence MDETMKQLQKKLTELEVEAEHHLLARQQLVENDRLRNGNREALTALRKRARTTTSSVPSPFESMMRGVAGTSSRPLVQEVCNTCGNHNSSEPTWMMFPGTDLFARIPFHAAHTILETDQAKLDFESKKLQSIMKEKAYFLSESGVLADKISPGLLKSLVTLNDKGK is encoded by the exons ATGGATGAGACCATGAAACAGttgcaaaaaaaattaacagaacTGGAAGTGGAAGCTGAGCATCATCTTTTAGCCCGACAACAg TTGGTTGAGAATGATAGATTGAGAAATGGGAATAGAGAAGCACTTACTGCATTAAGGAAACGGGCTCGGACAACAACGAGCAGTGTTCCATCTCCTTTTGAATCAATGATGAGGGGAGTTGCTGGGACCAGCTCAAGACCTTTGGTTCAGGAGGTTTGCAACACCTGCGGCAACCATAACTCTTCTGAGCCGACATGGATGATGTTTCCAGGAACAGATCTGTTTGCCAGAATTCCGTTTCATGCAGCTCATACTATATTGGAAACAG ATCAAGCGAAGCTTGACTTTGAGTCAAAGAAACTACAGAGCATTATGAAGGAAAAAGCTTACTTTCTATCAGAGTCAGGTGTTCTTGCAGACAAGATAAGCCCTGGACTGCTCAAGTCGCTTGTAACCTTAAATGACAAGGGAAAGTAA